A section of the Humulus lupulus chromosome 2, drHumLupu1.1, whole genome shotgun sequence genome encodes:
- the LOC133818285 gene encoding 7-deoxyloganetin glucosyltransferase-like — MDSKESVVEEVYNNRNNSRPHAVCIPYPSQSHIKAMLKLAKLLHHKGLYITFVNTEFNHNRFLKNSPSFSSSPSFRFETIPDGLPPADQAPDSTQDIPSLCDSTRKNFLGPFLELLNKLENQSKSRSKDNVPPRVSCIVNDGVMSFAIKAAQQLGVPVVQFFTVAACTVMGLSHYRTLLDQGIVPLKDENNLTNGFLDTKIEWVPGMKNLRFRDLPTFCRITDSNDIMFNWILEAIEEASKASATVIHTFEALERHVLEALSSSLSLPNIYPIGPLQLLLDQIPEDPLNYVPYSLWKEEPECIKWLSTQKPNSVIYANFGSIAVLTKQQVVEIGWGLANSNHPFLWVIRPDLVIGESANLPSEFLDQTKGRSLIINWSPQEDVLNHPSLGGFLTHCGWNSIMESLTSGVPMICYPYFADQQTNCWFACNEWGVALEIENEVKRDQVTKLVKELLEGEKGKKMKIKAMEWKKLAQEATTAPHGSSSRNLDDLLNQVLLQQIE, encoded by the exons ATGGATTCTAAGGAATCAGTAGTAGAAGAAGTttataataatagaaataatagCAGGCCTCATGCTGTATGCATTCCCTATCCAAGTCAAAGCCACATCAAGGCAATGCTGAAATTAGCAAAGCTACTTCACCACAAGGGCCTCTACATAACCTTTGTCAACACCGAATTCAACCACAATCGCTTCCTCAAGAACTCTCCCTCCTTCTCCTCCTCGCCGAGTTTCCGGTTCGAGACAATTCCCGATGGCCTGCCGCCGGCGGATCAAGCACCGGATTCGACCCAAGACATACCTTCTCTTTGTGATTCCACTAGAAAGAACTTCTTGGGTCcattcctcgagctcctcaacaAACTTGAAAATCAAAGTAAGAGCAGGAGCAAGGATAATGTTCCTCCTCGTGTGAGTTGCATTGTTAATGATGGAGTGATGTCATTTGCTATCAAGGCAGCTCAACAGCTTGGAGTTCCTGTGGTTCAGTTCTTCACAGTTGCTGCATGCACTGTTATGGGCCTCAGCCATTACCGCACTTTGCTTGACCAAGGAATCGTACCTCTCAAAG ATGAGAATAATCTCACAAATGGTTTTCTGGACACAAAAATAGAATGGGTTCCAGGAATGAAAAATCTTCGATTTCGAGATCTACCCACATTCTGTAGGATCACTGATTCGAATGATATTATGTTTAATTGGATCTTGGAAGCTATTGAAGAAGCTTCAAAAGCTTCAGCTACTGTTATTCACACATTTGAGGCATTAGAAAGACATGTTTTAGAAGCTCTATCTTCCTCTTTGTCACTTCCAAATATATATCCAATTGGACCTCTCCAACTTCTACTTGATCAGATACCAGAAGACCCTCTAAACTATGTTCCCTACAGTCTTTGGAAGGAAGAACCTGAGTGCATAAAATGGCTTAGTACTCAAAAACCTAATTCGGTGATTTATGCTAATTTTGGAAGCATTGCTGTCTTGACAAAGCAACAAGTGGTTGAAATTGGTTGGGGTCTTGCAAATAGCAATCACCCTTTTTTGTGGGTGATTAGGCCTGACCTGGTTATAGGTGAATCGGCCAATCTCCCATCTGAGTTTTTGGACCAGACCAAAGGAAGAAGCCTCATTATAAATTGGTCCCCACAAGAGGATGTGTTAAACCACCCCTCACTAGGGGGATTTTTGACTCATTGTGGTTGGAATTCAATTATGGAGAGCTTGACTAGTGGGGTTCCTATGATTTGTTATCCTTACTTTGCTGACCAACAAACCAACTGTTGGTTTGCATGCAATGAATGGGGAGTTGCATTGGAGATTGAAAACGAGGTAAAGAGAGATCAAGTGACGAAGCTGGTTAAAGAGTTACTCGAGGGAGAAAAGGGTaagaaaatgaagattaaggCAATGGAATGGAAGAAATTGGCCCAAGAGGCCACTACTGCTCCACATGGGAGTTCGTCTAGAAATTTGGACGATTTGCTCAATCAAGTGCTCCTCCAGCAAATTGAGTAA